A section of the Oryza sativa Japonica Group chromosome 1, ASM3414082v1 genome encodes:
- the LOC4326459 gene encoding sphingosine-1-phosphate lyase precursor, whose protein sequence is MELAMDFALRLRDAANHHLSRYEPLVLLAAPLLALLAARTLHAAAAAVADRGLRTVLLALAMTAIKLLPGVSAYINAEKRKVVDQLQSGGTSTKSTLRTELPTVGLSNQVINDLETLKARDVNWQGKCSGTVYIAGSESEGHFALINKAYSMFSHTNPLHQDVFKSVAQLEAEVVAMTAALLGIKEKSSGGQICGNMTSGGTESILLAVKTSRDYMRTKKGITKPEMIIAESAHSAYDKAAQYFNIKVRRVPVNKEFLADVKGFKRCINGNTIMMVGSAPGFPHGLIDPIEELGELASRYDICLHVDLCLGGFVLPFARKLGYPIPPFDFCVKGVTSISTDVHKYGLAPKGTSIVLYKNHEIRKHQFVAVTEWTGGLYVSPTIAGSRPGGLIAGAWAAMTSLGLNGYMENTGHIMEVSKKIQRGIEDIPGLFVIGKPDMTVVAFGSDSVDIFEVNDIMSSKGWHLNALQRPNSLHICVTLQHTVIYEEFLKDLKDSVDTVKANPGPISGGRAPIYGAAGKMPDRGMVRELLVEFMDASC, encoded by the exons ATGGAGCTCGCCATGGATTttgcgctccgcctccgcgacgccgccaACCACCACCTCTCCCGCTACGAGCCTCTCGTGCTCCTCGCCGCGcccctcctcgccctcctcgcTGCCCGcaccctccacgccgccgctgccgccgtcgccgaccgcgGTCTCCGCACCGTCCTCCTCGCTCTAGCCATGACAGCCATCAA GTTGCTTCCGGGAGTTAGCGCCTACATCAACGCTGAGAAGAGGAAG GTTGTTGACCAGCTGCAGTCAGGTGGCACGTCCACAAAAAGTACTCTGCGGACCGAGTTGCCAACTGTTGGGCTTTCCAACCAAGTGATAAACGATCTCGAAACACTGAAAGCTAGAGATGTAAACTGGCAGGGAAAATGCTCTGGCACAGT TTATATTGCTGGGAGTGAATCCGAAGGTCATTTTGCATTGATAAACAAGGCTTACTCTAT GTTTTCACACACCAACCCACTTCACCAGGACGTATTCAAGAGTGTGGCACAATTAGAGGCTGAAGTAGTTGCAATGACAGCTGCTTTGCTTGGCATCAAAGAAAAATCATCCGGTGGACAGATTTGTGGTAATATGACATCGGGCGGAACTGAAAGCATATTATTAGCAGTAAAAACATCACGCGACTATATGCGAACAAAGAAGGGCATTACAAAGCCTGAAAT GATAATTGCCGAATCAGCACATTCTGCATACGATAAAGCTGCTCAATATTTCAATATTAAAGTGCGGCGTGTGCCAGTGAACAAAGAGTTTCTTGCAGATGTGAAAGGATTCAAAAGGTGTATAAACGGAAATACGATAATG ATGGTGGGGTCTGCACCAGGATTTCCTCATGGTTTAATTGATCCTATTGAG GAACTTGGGGAGTTGGCTTCACGATATGACATTTGCTTGCATGTTGATCTCTGCCTTGGTGGATTTGTATTGCCTTTCGCTCGTAAGCTTGG GTACCCTATTCCTCCATTCGACTTCTGTGTCAAGGGAGTTACATCAATCTCAACTGATGTTCATAAGTATGGATTAGCCCCAAAAGGGACAAGCATTGTCCTATATAAAAATCATGAAATTAGAAAG CATCAATTTGTTGCTG ttacTGAATGGACTGGTGGGCTCTATGTTTCACCTACTATTGCTGGAAGTAGGCCTGGTGGGTTGATAGCGGGAGCTTGGGCTGCTATGACGTCTCTTGGACTGAACG GTTATATGGAAAATACAGGTCATATCATGGAAGTGTCGAAGAAAATACAAAGAGG GATTGAAGATATCCCAGGGTTGTTTGTGATTGGAAAGCCAGACATGACTGTCGTGGCATTTGGCTCAGATTCGGTTGATATATTTGAGGTGAACGACATAATGTCATCAAAAGGCTGGCACCTTAATGCTCTGCAGAGACCCAACAG TTTACACATTTGTGTGACACTGCAGCACACGGTCATATATGAGGAATTCCTGAAGGATCTGAAAGATTCAGTGGACACT GTAAAAGCAAATCCAGGGCCTATTAGCGGGGGGCGAGCTCCGATTTACGGAGCTGCTGGCAAGATGCCGGACAGAGGCATGGTCAGGGAGCTGCTGGTGGAGTTCATGGACGCGTCTTGCTGA